A portion of the Barnesiella propionica genome contains these proteins:
- the rpsO gene encoding 30S ribosomal protein S15: MYLNSEKKTEIFEKYGKSNTDTGSPEAQIALFSYRISHLTEHLKSNHKDHSTERALKMLVGKRRRLLDYLMKVDINRYRAIIAQKELGIRK, translated from the coding sequence ATGTATTTGAATTCTGAGAAAAAAACTGAAATCTTTGAGAAATACGGAAAGTCCAATACTGATACTGGCTCACCTGAAGCGCAGATAGCATTATTCTCATACCGTATCTCTCATTTGACTGAACATTTAAAGTCAAATCATAAAGATCATAGTACTGAGAGAGCTCTTAAAATGTTGGTAGGTAAACGTCGTCGTTTGTTGGATTACCTGATGAAGGTAGACATCAACCGTTATCGTGCTATCATCGCTCAAAAAGAACTCGGAATCAGAAAGTAA
- the typA gene encoding translational GTPase TypA, with protein sequence MQKIRNIAIIAHVDHGKTTLVDKMLLAGNLFRENQNSGELILDNNDLERERGITILSKNVSIRYKDYKINIIDTPGHADFGGEVERVLNMADGCLLLVDAFEGPMPQTRFVLQKAIEMGLKPLVVINKVDKPNCRPDEVQEMVLDLMFSLDATEEQLDFPTIYGSAKQNWMSTDWHTPTDSITPLLDAIIEYIPEPAYLEGTPQMLITSLDFSSYVGRIAIGRVHRGELREGMDVALCKKDGSFVKQRIKELDVFEGMGRSKVSSVGSGDICAIVGLDNFEIGDTIADVLNPEPLPRIAIDEPTMSMTFTINNSPFFGKDGKFVTSRHIADRLRKELDRNLALRVEKGDDEDVWRVFGRGVLHLSVLIETMRREGYELQVGQPQVIVREIDGQKCEPVELLTVNLPEEYSSKIIDMVTRRKGDLISMTTQNDRIHMEFHIPSRGIIGLRNNVLTASAGEAIMAHRFLEYQPWKGEIDRRTNGSLIAMESGTAYAYAIDKLQDRGRFFIFPQEEVYAGQVVGENAKDNDIVVNVTKSKKLTNMRASGADDKARIIPPVVFSLEEALEYIKEDEYVEVTPHHLRLRKIILDETERKRANK encoded by the coding sequence ATGCAAAAGATAAGAAACATTGCAATTATTGCACACGTTGACCACGGAAAAACTACCTTGGTTGACAAAATGCTTTTAGCCGGTAATCTGTTTCGTGAGAACCAGAACTCCGGAGAGTTAATACTGGATAACAATGATTTGGAAAGAGAACGAGGTATAACGATCCTGTCGAAGAATGTTTCCATCCGTTATAAAGATTACAAAATAAATATTATCGATACTCCGGGCCACGCCGATTTCGGCGGGGAAGTAGAGCGTGTGTTGAACATGGCAGACGGTTGTTTACTGCTCGTGGATGCGTTTGAAGGACCTATGCCCCAAACCCGTTTCGTATTACAAAAAGCAATAGAAATGGGACTTAAGCCTTTGGTGGTTATCAACAAAGTAGATAAACCGAACTGCCGCCCCGATGAAGTTCAGGAAATGGTACTCGACCTGATGTTCAGCCTGGACGCGACAGAGGAACAACTCGATTTCCCGACTATATACGGCTCGGCTAAACAGAACTGGATGTCTACCGACTGGCATACGCCAACCGATAGCATAACTCCGCTGCTGGATGCTATTATCGAATACATACCGGAACCGGCTTATCTCGAAGGAACTCCTCAGATGCTTATAACTTCACTGGACTTTTCTTCTTATGTAGGCCGTATTGCTATAGGCCGTGTACACCGAGGAGAACTCCGGGAAGGAATGGATGTCGCCTTATGCAAAAAAGACGGATCATTCGTAAAACAACGCATCAAAGAACTGGATGTTTTCGAAGGAATGGGGCGCAGTAAAGTATCTTCAGTAGGCTCGGGTGATATTTGCGCCATAGTCGGACTGGACAATTTCGAAATAGGAGATACGATTGCCGATGTCCTTAATCCCGAACCTCTTCCCCGTATAGCAATAGACGAACCGACCATGTCCATGACCTTTACTATAAACAATTCTCCTTTCTTCGGAAAAGACGGAAAATTTGTCACCTCCCGTCACATAGCCGACCGCCTTCGTAAGGAACTGGACAGAAATCTGGCTCTAAGGGTGGAAAAAGGAGACGATGAGGATGTATGGCGCGTATTCGGCCGGGGAGTATTGCATCTTTCGGTACTGATAGAGACCATGCGCCGGGAAGGGTACGAACTACAGGTGGGACAGCCTCAGGTAATCGTACGGGAAATAGACGGACAAAAATGTGAACCGGTAGAATTATTAACCGTAAATCTACCCGAAGAATATTCCAGCAAAATCATCGATATGGTTACCCGTCGCAAAGGAGACCTGATTTCCATGACAACACAAAACGACCGGATACATATGGAATTCCATATTCCCTCACGTGGTATTATAGGACTGAGAAATAATGTTCTTACGGCTTCGGCCGGAGAAGCTATAATGGCACACCGTTTTCTGGAATACCAACCCTGGAAAGGTGAAATAGACCGCAGAACCAACGGTTCTCTTATCGCTATGGAATCGGGCACAGCCTATGCTTACGCTATCGATAAACTGCAGGATCGCGGGCGCTTCTTCATATTCCCCCAGGAAGAGGTGTACGCAGGACAAGTAGTAGGAGAAAACGCTAAGGACAACGATATCGTTGTGAACGTTACCAAATCGAAAAAACTTACTAATATGCGCGCATCGGGAGCCGATGACAAAGCGCGCATTATTCCTCCAGTCGTATTTAGCCTGGAAGAAGCTCTCGAATATATTAAAGAAGACGAATATGTGGAAGTTACCCCGCATCACCTGCGTTTACGCAAAATCATATTAGATGAGACAGAACGCAAACGGGCAAACAAATAA